A portion of the Candidatus Stygibacter australis genome contains these proteins:
- a CDS encoding choice-of-anchor Q domain-containing protein, whose translation MKKYFILFIGLVLIGILQGTTIIVDIEGTGDYTSIQEGVDASVNGDTVLVYPGRYYENVDYNNHTIALGSLNLTTGERHYIRETIIDGNLEDSCIIVKRAEGEGTLLCGFTITNGSGHYMTIASGDGGGIFVYGNYGARLEVKNCIIEYNKANRGGGGIFLSYGAYIYLSGTTIRFNYAYGAAGGISKQTGTTLEFDPYNLCNIYGNYAAYACMMGRGIDPDNPDTLYIYADTLSFEEPDRYFIYQSGGSNTYIDPDEHLVIESQHCYYDFIDADFYVSPDGDDANSGLNPEEPKKTIASAITLCVSNPDSPNTVHLLPGYYSPSLNEQYFPLNMREYVSIVGTSRDEVFLDRETSANYIYDMNGGYNYSIKNITFTGGIGGGQSNPDLRFWDFTEDPIRSVIMDSLRFDSAVPKLGILASRIDFEISNIIIENSESGFLGYFPIPGNRSFVKNTICRNSQATFITNDNYTETEDLPVLNVINYLQVDNSIESILRMWNYGPVATCYAVTNFINCTLMNNSIVPFNNHAFAKAYQGGEINFYNSIVYGNVGTQLNLDTNGNDRPSTATISHSLLQGGETGIVHQGDTVLNWLDGNLDCNPMLDEVYSPLDNSPVIDAGTLNLPEGIELPETDVYGNPRIYGNGIDMGAVEWQGTENSSDEISVLPDELIIYPNPLIAGNLRDGNAKILWLGENSDDISIEIFNIKGQKLRKLKIENVKCKMNSVEWNLCDDNGKQVSSGVYFVRMKTAEEYIYQTKVTVIR comes from the coding sequence ATGAAGAAGTATTTTATCTTATTTATTGGTCTGGTTTTGATTGGGATATTGCAGGGGACTACAATCATAGTTGATATTGAAGGTACCGGTGATTACACATCTATCCAGGAAGGAGTGGATGCCAGTGTGAATGGTGATACAGTGCTGGTTTATCCGGGCAGGTATTATGAGAATGTGGATTATAATAATCATACTATTGCCCTGGGCAGCTTAAATCTTACGACCGGTGAAAGGCATTATATCAGGGAAACAATTATTGATGGTAATCTGGAAGATAGTTGTATTATTGTAAAAAGAGCAGAAGGTGAAGGGACTCTTTTATGCGGATTTACTATCACCAATGGTTCAGGACATTATATGACTATTGCTAGTGGTGACGGTGGTGGCATATTTGTTTATGGCAATTATGGTGCACGATTGGAAGTAAAAAACTGTATAATAGAATATAATAAAGCAAATAGGGGTGGGGGAGGAATTTTTTTAAGTTATGGTGCATATATTTATCTATCTGGAACGACCATAAGGTTTAATTATGCTTATGGTGCTGCTGGCGGAATATCAAAACAAACCGGTACGACATTAGAATTTGATCCATATAATCTATGTAATATCTATGGCAATTATGCAGCCTATGCCTGTATGATGGGGAGGGGAATAGATCCGGATAATCCCGATACTTTATATATCTATGCAGATACACTTAGCTTTGAAGAACCAGACCGGTATTTTATTTATCAGAGTGGAGGTAGTAATACATATATTGATCCGGATGAACATCTAGTAATCGAATCGCAGCATTGCTATTATGATTTTATTGATGCAGACTTTTATGTATCTCCGGATGGTGATGATGCAAATAGTGGACTAAATCCCGAAGAACCCAAAAAAACTATAGCCAGTGCTATCACTTTATGCGTTTCTAATCCTGATAGTCCTAATACAGTTCACTTACTTCCCGGTTATTACAGCCCGTCTCTAAATGAACAATATTTTCCTTTGAATATGCGGGAATATGTAAGCATTGTCGGTACTTCAAGAGATGAGGTGTTTCTGGACAGGGAAACTTCTGCGAATTACATTTATGATATGAATGGAGGATATAATTATAGTATAAAAAATATAACTTTTACTGGTGGAATAGGAGGAGGTCAAAGCAATCCTGATCTAAGATTCTGGGATTTTACTGAAGACCCGATCAGAAGTGTAATAATGGATAGTTTAAGATTTGACAGCGCTGTTCCGAAATTGGGTATTTTAGCCTCAAGAATTGACTTTGAAATATCAAATATAATAATTGAAAATTCAGAATCCGGTTTTTTGGGATACTTTCCAATTCCTGGTAATCGCAGTTTTGTAAAAAATACTATATGCAGAAACAGCCAGGCAACATTTATTACCAATGATAATTATACTGAAACTGAAGATCTACCTGTATTAAATGTTATAAACTATCTTCAGGTTGATAACTCCATAGAAAGTATCCTGAGGATGTGGAATTATGGACCAGTTGCCACTTGTTATGCAGTAACTAATTTTATTAATTGTACATTAATGAATAACAGCATTGTGCCTTTTAATAATCACGCTTTTGCCAAGGCTTATCAGGGTGGAGAGATAAATTTCTATAATTCGATTGTCTATGGAAATGTGGGAACACAACTGAATCTTGATACAAATGGTAATGATCGACCCAGCACTGCAACTATATCACACAGTCTTCTGCAGGGAGGAGAAACAGGAATAGTACATCAGGGAGATACTGTTCTTAACTGGCTGGATGGTAATCTGGATTGTAATCCGATGCTGGATGAAGTTTATAGTCCATTGGATAATTCACCGGTAATAGATGCCGGAACTCTTAATTTACCAGAAGGGATAGAACTTCCTGAGACTGATGTTTATGGCAATCCGCGGATATATGGCAACGGAATTGATATGGGAGCAGTAGAATGGCAGGGAACCGAAAATAGTTCAGATGAGATTTCAGTGCTCCCTGATGAACTGATAATCTATCCTAATCCCTTGATAGCAGGAAATCTGCGTGATGGCAATGCCAAAATATTATGGCTGGGAGAGAATTCAGATGATATCAGTATTGAGATATTTAATATTAAAGGGCAGAAACTTCGTAAATTGAAAATTGAAAATGTAAAATGTAAAATGAATTCAGTAGAATGGAATTTGTGTGATGATAATGGTAAGCAGGTAAGCAGTGGAGTATATTTTGTGCGAATGAAAACCGCTGAAGAATATATATATCAGACAAAGGTGACAGTGATCCGTTAA
- the nadD gene encoding nicotinate (nicotinamide) nucleotide adenylyltransferase yields the protein MKIGLLGGSFNPIHNGHIKIAQAVIESRIVQQVWFIPSYIHPLKDHKGNADFDQRLDLIRKAIIDLPYLKVKDYEKRSSDPSYTQRLMQFLYKSYPQHEFIFIIGYDIIPELNRWYKYSWLKDNIEFLIVTRTIDQDISLASDLKHHQFLNIPPIDISSTQIRNLLAHGKSIHELVPENIEPEVYKIYSGTTDHCS from the coding sequence ATGAAAATAGGACTGCTGGGCGGTTCTTTTAATCCCATTCATAATGGGCATATAAAAATTGCTCAGGCTGTTATTGAAAGCCGGATCGTACAACAGGTCTGGTTTATTCCCTCCTACATTCACCCCCTGAAAGATCACAAAGGAAATGCTGATTTTGACCAGCGACTTGATCTGATCAGAAAAGCGATTATTGATTTACCCTACCTCAAAGTTAAAGATTATGAAAAACGCTCCTCTGACCCCAGTTACACCCAAAGACTTATGCAATTCCTGTATAAAAGCTATCCACAGCACGAATTCATCTTCATCATCGGTTATGATATAATCCCGGAACTAAATAGATGGTATAAATATTCCTGGCTGAAAGATAATATCGAATTTTTGATAGTTACCCGCACAATTGATCAGGATATATCCCTTGCCAGTGATCTGAAGCATCATCAATTCCTGAATATTCCCCCTATTGACATATCTTCCACCCAAATCAGGAACCTGCTTGCTCATGGAAAATCTATCCACGAGCTTGTCCCCGAAAATATAGAACCAGAGGTTTATAAAATCTACTCAGGAACTACTGACCATTGCTCGTAG
- the bamD gene encoding outer membrane protein assembly factor BamD — MLKKIWIPALLIILLLLSACSSTKAIQQMSPEKAKQTADNFFARGKYKKATPYYQKIINESSTILLADAQMRLADCFFFRKEYIDARFEYEEFIRQFNDHPQVARVFFQIGICYYKLSLDAHYDQDETFSAIDAFTEYIDRFPFDENKKEAVEYIKECRYKLLEKKYHNGYAYYKLSDFPSALLYFNEIIQLNNHDELDKKAIFYSAKMYLYRKDLENTDLMLAKLNQKYPDDKKTEIIQHKRDKLAKKLEE, encoded by the coding sequence ATGTTAAAAAAAATCTGGATTCCTGCATTACTGATCATATTATTACTGCTTTCTGCCTGTTCATCCACAAAAGCTATTCAGCAGATGAGCCCCGAAAAAGCAAAACAAACAGCGGATAATTTCTTTGCTCGGGGAAAATATAAAAAAGCTACCCCTTACTATCAGAAGATCATCAATGAAAGCAGCACAATTCTTCTGGCAGATGCTCAAATGCGTCTTGCTGACTGCTTCTTTTTTCGAAAGGAATATATCGATGCCAGATTTGAGTATGAAGAATTTATTCGCCAGTTCAACGACCATCCTCAGGTAGCTCGTGTTTTTTTTCAGATCGGGATTTGCTATTACAAACTCTCGCTTGATGCTCATTATGACCAGGATGAAACCTTTTCTGCGATAGATGCTTTTACAGAATATATTGATAGATTCCCTTTTGATGAAAACAAAAAAGAAGCCGTTGAATATATCAAAGAGTGCCGTTACAAGCTGCTGGAAAAGAAATATCATAATGGATATGCCTATTATAAACTATCTGATTTTCCTTCTGCTCTGCTTTATTTCAATGAGATCATCCAGTTAAATAATCATGATGAATTAGATAAAAAAGCGATTTTCTATTCGGCAAAGATGTATCTCTATCGCAAAGACCTGGAAAATACTGATCTGATGCTGGCAAAGCTTAACCAGAAATATCCTGATGACAAGAAAACTGAAATTATCCAGCATAAAAGGGATAAACTGGCTAAAAAGCTGGAAGAATGA
- a CDS encoding aminopeptidase produces MKKTKDIQKDLTYSRQNFWKEFSSEKGDAFALADEYKHFLDKCKTERECTDFYQKLLPDLGYAELSDGVKSKKYYRTSKAKNVAIAQKGKLPVSAGVNLIVSHIDAPRVDFKQSPLAEDSASGLGIIKTHYYGGVKKYQWMSTPLAIHGVIIRRDGTKVDICIGEVDDDPVFVMPDLLPHLARKIQYNEKLATAVKAEHMQIVFNSIPFIDPEDKDVKEAVKLNALVMLNKKYGIREEDFLSAELEIVPAGKARDAGLDSSMVLAYGQDDRICAFTSARAITDITDADFQKTAIVFLADKEEIGSEGNSGAKSAFIIDFIADLLAASGEKNDSVTLRKTLLNSQILSADVNAAINPNYPSVHEKQNAVHLGCGVGIAKFTGSGGKGGSNDANAEFNAQVFRIFNEGGVCWQSGALGKVDEGGGGTIAKFMAEYGAEVIDCGPGVLGMHSLYELTSKADIYSSYKAYKVFFLKG; encoded by the coding sequence ATGAAAAAAACTAAAGATATCCAAAAAGACCTAACTTATTCAAGGCAAAATTTCTGGAAGGAATTCAGTTCGGAAAAAGGAGATGCTTTCGCATTAGCGGATGAATATAAGCATTTTCTCGATAAATGTAAAACAGAACGGGAATGTACTGATTTTTATCAGAAACTGCTTCCGGATTTGGGTTATGCTGAACTAAGTGATGGCGTGAAATCTAAGAAATATTACCGTACCTCAAAAGCAAAAAATGTTGCCATTGCCCAGAAAGGTAAATTGCCTGTAAGTGCTGGTGTAAATCTTATTGTTTCTCACATTGATGCCCCCAGAGTAGATTTCAAGCAGTCACCACTGGCAGAAGACAGTGCCAGCGGATTAGGAATTATCAAAACCCATTATTATGGTGGAGTGAAAAAATATCAATGGATGTCGACACCTCTGGCAATTCATGGTGTGATCATTCGTAGAGACGGAACTAAGGTAGATATTTGCATTGGTGAGGTAGATGATGATCCTGTGTTTGTGATGCCTGACCTGCTGCCTCATTTAGCCAGAAAAATCCAATATAATGAAAAACTGGCTACTGCTGTAAAAGCAGAACATATGCAGATAGTATTTAATTCTATTCCTTTCATCGATCCTGAAGATAAGGATGTAAAAGAAGCTGTGAAACTTAATGCTCTGGTAATGCTGAATAAAAAATATGGTATCAGAGAAGAAGATTTTCTGAGTGCAGAGCTGGAAATAGTGCCTGCTGGAAAAGCTCGAGATGCTGGTTTAGACAGCTCCATGGTTCTTGCCTATGGTCAGGATGACCGCATTTGTGCTTTCACTTCAGCCCGTGCAATCACCGATATTACTGATGCTGATTTCCAGAAAACAGCAATAGTATTCCTGGCAGATAAAGAAGAGATTGGTTCCGAAGGCAATTCAGGAGCCAAGTCAGCTTTCATTATAGATTTTATTGCTGACCTTCTGGCAGCCAGTGGCGAGAAAAATGACAGTGTAACTTTGCGTAAGACACTCCTGAACAGTCAGATACTCTCTGCCGATGTGAATGCGGCAATTAATCCTAATTATCCTTCTGTACATGAAAAGCAGAATGCTGTTCATCTGGGTTGTGGAGTAGGAATTGCTAAATTTACCGGTTCCGGTGGCAAGGGTGGTTCTAATGATGCTAATGCAGAATTTAATGCCCAGGTCTTCAGGATATTCAATGAGGGCGGAGTCTGCTGGCAATCAGGTGCCTTAGGCAAGGTTGACGAAGGCGGCGGGGGAACAATAGCCAAATTCATGGCAGAATATGGTGCTGAAGTGATTGATTGCGGACCTGGTGTTCTGGGAATGCATTCGCTCTATGAACTCACCAGCAAAGCAGATATTTATTCATCTTACAAAGCTTATAAAGTATTTTTTCTTAAAGGTTAA
- the greA gene encoding transcription elongation factor GreA, which translates to MANYITKDGMQRLRRRVQELIDARAEIIKQVVVAREMGDLSENAEYHAAREKQRDIENEYNNLSKRMGILIVIDHDNLSKDTARFGARVCMQNLDNNENIYLQLVGGDEVFKSDDDYERTSILSPRGKAVIGKKVGDIIEVKAPKGTFRFKIISIK; encoded by the coding sequence ATGGCAAATTATATCACTAAAGACGGAATGCAGAGGCTTCGCAGACGGGTTCAAGAACTGATAGATGCAAGGGCAGAGATCATAAAACAGGTAGTGGTAGCCCGTGAAATGGGTGATTTAAGCGAAAATGCTGAATATCATGCTGCTCGTGAAAAACAGCGTGATATTGAAAATGAATATAATAATCTTAGCAAGAGAATGGGTATTCTGATTGTGATCGATCACGATAACCTTTCCAAGGATACTGCCCGTTTTGGTGCCAGGGTATGTATGCAGAATCTTGATAATAACGAAAATATTTATCTGCAACTGGTTGGTGGGGACGAAGTATTTAAAAGTGATGATGATTATGAAAGGACTTCAATTCTATCTCCCAGAGGAAAAGCAGTTATCGGGAAAAAAGTGGGTGATATCATTGAGGTCAAAGCGCCTAAAGGCACTTTTAGATTCAAGATCATTTCAATAAAATAA